One part of the Candidatus Methylomirabilota bacterium genome encodes these proteins:
- a CDS encoding methylmalonyl-CoA mutase family protein, with the protein MKAWEEQVLNPALARVQEREEFSTSSGIPVKRLYTPEDTADLDYAEKLGFPGEYPYTRGIYPTMYRGQLWTMRQYAGMGTAEESNERFRYLLKEGQTGLSVAFDLPTQLGLDSDDPLAEGEVGQVGVAIDSLADMEVLFDGIPLERVTTSMTINAPAAILVAMYIAVGDKQQVPRERLAGTVQNDVLKEYVARGTYIFPPGPSLRLAADLITFCANHLPRWNPISISGYHIRDAGASAAQEMAFAFANAIAYIEAVRRQGLSVDAFAPRLSWIFNTHNPFFEEIAKYRALRRMWAKLLRERFQAQDPRSWMFRTHTQTGGSTLMAQQPENNIVRAALQALAAVLGGVQSLALSCFDEALAIPTEEAQRIALRTQQIIGYETGVVDTVDPLAGSYYLEALTDELEQKAWGILEEIEAMGGSVPAIERGHMQRAIQEEAYRFQREVEEGKRIIVGVNRFCGDQEQRTPIFRVNPEAAQNQKAKLAAFRPERKSRAVQQALLHLREAALGEQNLMEPILDAVKSYATIGEICGVLREVFGEYKPPTGL; encoded by the coding sequence ATGAAAGCCTGGGAGGAGCAGGTCTTGAACCCTGCCCTGGCACGGGTCCAAGAACGCGAGGAGTTTTCCACCTCGTCGGGGATCCCGGTCAAGCGTCTGTATACCCCGGAGGACACGGCCGATCTTGATTATGCGGAAAAGTTGGGATTCCCCGGCGAATATCCTTATACGCGGGGCATTTACCCCACGATGTACCGTGGTCAGCTGTGGACGATGCGCCAGTACGCCGGAATGGGGACGGCCGAAGAGAGTAACGAACGGTTCCGCTACCTGCTGAAAGAGGGGCAAACCGGTTTGAGCGTTGCTTTTGATCTCCCTACTCAATTGGGGCTGGACTCGGACGATCCCCTGGCCGAAGGGGAGGTGGGACAGGTGGGGGTTGCCATCGACTCCTTGGCCGATATGGAAGTCCTCTTCGATGGGATTCCGCTGGAACGGGTCACGACTTCGATGACCATTAACGCCCCGGCAGCGATCCTGGTGGCGATGTATATCGCTGTGGGCGATAAGCAGCAGGTGCCAAGGGAACGGCTGGCCGGGACTGTCCAGAACGACGTGCTCAAAGAATATGTGGCCCGAGGGACCTATATTTTTCCGCCGGGCCCCTCGCTCCGCCTGGCCGCTGACCTTATCACCTTCTGCGCCAATCATCTACCCCGATGGAATCCCATCAGCATCAGTGGCTATCACATCCGCGATGCGGGTGCGTCGGCGGCCCAAGAGATGGCTTTTGCCTTTGCCAATGCCATCGCCTATATCGAGGCGGTGCGACGCCAGGGTCTGAGTGTGGATGCCTTTGCTCCGCGCCTTTCTTGGATCTTCAACACCCACAATCCTTTCTTCGAGGAGATCGCCAAGTACCGGGCCTTACGACGTATGTGGGCGAAGCTCCTGCGGGAGCGATTTCAGGCACAAGATCCTCGGTCGTGGATGTTCCGGACCCATACCCAGACCGGCGGCTCGACATTGATGGCTCAGCAGCCGGAGAACAACATCGTTCGGGCGGCCCTGCAGGCCCTGGCTGCGGTCTTGGGCGGGGTGCAGTCGCTGGCCCTTTCTTGCTTTGATGAAGCATTAGCCATTCCGACCGAGGAGGCCCAGCGCATTGCCCTGAGAACGCAGCAGATCATCGGCTACGAGACGGGCGTCGTGGATACCGTGGATCCGCTCGCTGGCTCCTACTACCTCGAGGCACTTACAGACGAGCTCGAGCAAAAGGCCTGGGGCATCCTCGAGGAGATCGAGGCAATGGGGGGTTCTGTCCCCGCCATCGAGCGTGGCCATATGCAGCGGGCAATTCAGGAGGAGGCTTACCGGTTCCAGCGGGAGGTCGAGGAAGGCAAGCGGATCATCGTGGGAGTCAACCGTTTCTGCGGTGATCAGGAACAGCGAACCCCGATCTTTCGGGTCAACCCGGAGGCGGCTCAGAACCAGAAGGCCAAGCTGGCCGCCTTCCGGCCGGAGCGGAAGAGTCGAGCGGTGCAACAGGCGTTGCTTCACCTCCGTGAGGCTGCTCTTGGCGAGCAAAACTTGATGGAACCCATCTTGGATGCGGTGAAATCCTACGCGACGATCGGTGAGATTTGCGGCGTGCTCCGCGAGGTCTTTGGAGAGTATAAGCCCCCAACGGGGCTCTAG
- a CDS encoding acetyl-CoA C-acetyltransferase — MEQAVVVSAVRTPVGKFGGSLKDIPATKLGALVINEAIKRANLKPAHVEWVIMGSALQATLGLGPARKAMLEAGLSHEVSSYTVNKASVTGIETVGLAAQAIWAGTADVVVAGGMENMSRTPFMLTQARWGHRMGSLEALDHMIHDGLTCPGTGERMGVLADSMAEKFQISREDQDRQALTSQQRAAEAIKAGKFKEEIIPVSIPQAKGDPVLFPQDEHPRPDATLEALAKLQPAFSKGGTVTAGNSSGITDGAAAVVVMSMRKAKELDLKPWYLIRSWAHGNVEPAIMAISPVPATRKAVQKAGLKIEDIDLFEVNEAFAVKVIGFEREVKIDNAKINVHGGSIAIGHPIGACGTRIFVTLLYALQDRGLRYGVASMGAGGGEGNALVVERLT; from the coding sequence ATGGAACAGGCAGTGGTCGTCAGCGCAGTGAGAACCCCGGTCGGGAAGTTTGGTGGAAGCTTGAAAGATATACCCGCGACCAAGCTGGGGGCCCTGGTGATCAACGAGGCTATCAAGCGGGCCAACCTGAAGCCGGCGCACGTCGAGTGGGTGATCATGGGCAGCGCGCTTCAGGCGACCCTGGGTTTGGGGCCGGCAAGGAAGGCAATGCTAGAAGCGGGGCTTTCCCACGAGGTCTCGAGCTATACAGTGAATAAGGCGAGCGTCACAGGGATCGAGACGGTGGGACTGGCCGCTCAGGCAATCTGGGCGGGTACAGCCGATGTCGTTGTGGCCGGGGGGATGGAGAACATGAGCCGGACCCCCTTCATGCTCACCCAGGCCCGCTGGGGACATCGGATGGGCTCCCTTGAGGCCTTGGATCACATGATCCATGACGGGCTCACCTGTCCCGGAACCGGGGAACGCATGGGCGTCCTTGCCGACTCGATGGCAGAAAAATTCCAGATCAGCCGGGAGGACCAGGACCGACAAGCCTTGACGAGCCAGCAGAGGGCAGCCGAGGCGATCAAGGCGGGGAAATTCAAGGAGGAGATTATTCCCGTTTCTATTCCGCAGGCAAAGGGCGATCCAGTCCTCTTCCCCCAGGACGAGCATCCGCGGCCAGATGCCACACTAGAGGCTCTGGCTAAACTTCAGCCGGCCTTTAGTAAGGGGGGGACGGTCACGGCGGGGAATTCTTCGGGGATCACTGACGGGGCGGCGGCCGTCGTCGTCATGTCCATGCGCAAGGCAAAAGAGTTGGACCTGAAGCCCTGGTACCTCATCCGCTCTTGGGCCCACGGTAACGTCGAACCGGCCATTATGGCCATTAGTCCCGTCCCGGCGACCCGAAAGGCGGTACAGAAGGCTGGGCTAAAGATAGAAGATATCGACCTGTTTGAAGTCAATGAGGCCTTCGCCGTTAAGGTTATCGGCTTCGAGCGCGAAGTTAAGATAGATAACGCGAAGATCAACGTCCACGGCGGATCCATCGCCATCGGTCATCCGATCGGGGCCTGCGGGACCAGGATCTTTGTGACGCTCTTGTACGCCCTCCAGGACCGGGGTTTGCGATACGGTGTCGCATCCATGGGGGCTGGCGGCGGGGAGGGGAACGCGTTGGTGGTGGAGCGCCTCACCTAG